One stretch of Niallia sp. XMNu-256 DNA includes these proteins:
- the hemB gene encoding porphobilinogen synthase, which produces MGLEFKRHRRLRRNAAMRSLVRENHVRVEDFIYPIFVIEGENIKNEISSMPGIYQYSLDRLTEEMDEVASLGIQSVLLFGIPVEKDECGTGAFHDHGIVQEATRLIKEKYPNILVVADTCLCEYTSHGHCGMIEGDQVLNDPSLKLLTDTAISQAKAGADIIAPSNMMDGFVAAIRQGLDEAGFAHIPIMSYSVKYASAFYGPFRDAAESTPQFGDRKTYQMDPANRLEAFREAESDVEEGADFLIVKPGMPYLDIVRDVRNEFNVPVVTYNVSGEYSMVKAASANGWVDEKSVVMEMLTGMKRAGADLIITYHAKDAARWLNEK; this is translated from the coding sequence ATGGGTTTAGAGTTTAAACGCCATCGTCGGTTACGTCGTAATGCAGCAATGCGATCATTAGTACGAGAAAACCATGTTAGAGTCGAAGATTTCATCTACCCGATTTTTGTTATTGAAGGCGAAAACATTAAAAATGAAATTTCCTCGATGCCAGGTATTTATCAATACTCATTAGACCGACTAACAGAGGAAATGGATGAAGTGGCATCACTCGGAATTCAATCTGTTCTTCTATTTGGAATTCCTGTTGAAAAGGATGAATGTGGAACAGGTGCTTTTCACGATCATGGCATTGTCCAAGAAGCTACACGCTTAATCAAAGAAAAGTATCCTAATATACTTGTTGTGGCTGATACATGTCTTTGTGAATACACAAGTCATGGGCATTGTGGCATGATTGAAGGGGACCAAGTGTTAAACGATCCATCCCTTAAATTATTAACGGATACGGCGATTAGTCAAGCAAAGGCAGGGGCAGATATTATTGCACCATCTAATATGATGGATGGGTTTGTTGCAGCGATTCGTCAAGGATTGGATGAAGCAGGGTTTGCTCATATTCCAATTATGTCTTATTCTGTCAAATATGCTTCTGCTTTCTATGGTCCATTCCGTGATGCAGCCGAAAGTACCCCGCAATTTGGTGACCGTAAAACATATCAAATGGATCCGGCCAACCGTCTGGAAGCGTTCCGTGAAGCAGAGTCTGATGTTGAAGAAGGGGCTGACTTCCTCATTGTGAAACCAGGGATGCCTTATCTTGATATTGTCCGTGATGTCCGAAACGAGTTTAATGTTCCGGTTGTTACCTATAATGTGAGCGGTGAATATTCGATGGTTAAAGCAGCAAGTGCCAACGGCTGGGTGGATGAGAAATCTGTTGTCATGGAAATGTTGACGGGAATGAAGCGTGCGGGTGCTGATTTAATTATTACCTATCATGCAAAAGATGCTGCACGTTGGTTAAATGAAAAATAA
- the hemL gene encoding glutamate-1-semialdehyde 2,1-aminomutase, producing the protein MRSYDRSIEAFQEAKTLMPGGVNSPVRAFKSVNMDPIFMERGKGSKIYDIDGNEYIDYVLSWGPLILGHANDRVVEGLKKVAEMGASFGAPTLMENKLANLVKERVPSIEMIRMVSSGTEATMSALRLARGYTGRNLILKFEGCYHGASDSLLIKAGSGVATLGLPDSPGVPEGVARNTLTVAYNDLDGVKYAFEQYGKDIAAVIVEPVAGNMGVVPPQPGFLAGLRELTSEHGALLIFDEVMTGFRVGYNCAQGYFGITPDLTCLGKVLGGGLPVGAYGGKAEIMEKVAPSGSIYQAGTLSGNPLAMTAGYETISQLKPEDYTEFERKGDKLQAGITAAAEKYGVPVTFNRAGSMIGFFFTNEEVIDYDRAKTSDLNFFAQYYKEMADNGVFLPPSQFEGLFLSTEHSDEDLDKTIHAVEIAFSKYKK; encoded by the coding sequence ATGCGTTCTTATGATCGTTCAATCGAAGCCTTTCAAGAAGCGAAAACATTAATGCCAGGTGGAGTAAATAGTCCAGTACGAGCTTTTAAATCCGTTAACATGGATCCGATTTTTATGGAAAGAGGAAAAGGCTCAAAGATTTACGATATTGATGGCAATGAATATATCGACTATGTTTTATCATGGGGACCGCTTATTTTAGGACATGCGAATGATCGTGTCGTCGAAGGGCTCAAAAAAGTGGCAGAGATGGGTGCTAGCTTTGGGGCGCCAACTCTGATGGAAAACAAACTGGCCAACTTAGTAAAAGAACGTGTGCCATCGATTGAAATGATCCGCATGGTATCCTCAGGGACAGAGGCAACAATGAGTGCCCTTCGCTTAGCAAGAGGCTATACGGGAAGAAATTTAATTTTAAAATTTGAAGGCTGTTATCATGGCGCCTCAGATTCTTTACTCATTAAGGCGGGTTCGGGTGTTGCTACATTAGGCTTGCCAGACAGCCCAGGCGTTCCTGAGGGAGTGGCTAGAAATACGTTAACAGTAGCCTATAATGATCTAGACGGAGTGAAATATGCTTTTGAACAATATGGAAAAGATATTGCAGCTGTGATTGTTGAACCTGTTGCAGGAAATATGGGGGTTGTTCCGCCACAGCCTGGATTTTTAGCTGGTTTACGTGAATTAACAAGTGAGCATGGCGCCCTATTAATTTTTGATGAAGTCATGACTGGCTTCCGTGTTGGATATAACTGTGCACAAGGTTACTTTGGAATTACTCCTGACTTAACCTGTCTTGGAAAAGTACTTGGTGGGGGCCTGCCAGTTGGTGCTTACGGTGGTAAAGCTGAAATCATGGAAAAAGTAGCACCAAGCGGTTCGATTTATCAAGCTGGCACTTTATCAGGTAACCCGCTTGCAATGACGGCTGGCTATGAAACGATCAGCCAATTAAAACCGGAAGACTATACAGAATTTGAACGAAAAGGTGACAAGTTGCAGGCAGGAATTACAGCCGCAGCCGAAAAGTACGGTGTACCGGTTACATTTAACCGTGCGGGCTCAATGATTGGCTTCTTCTTTACAAATGAAGAGGTGATCGATTACGACCGTGCAAAAACATCTGACCTGAACTTCTTTGCTCAGTATTATAAAGAAATGGCTGATAACGGTGTATTCCTACCGCCTTCTCAATTTGAAGGATTATTCTTATCAACAGAGCATAGTGATGAAGATCTAGACAAGACGATTCATGCCGTTGAAATCGCGTTTTCTAAGTATAAAAAGTAA
- a CDS encoding uroporphyrinogen-III synthase produces MSSSHPLENKSVLVPREKELAKSFSKFVKRLGGEPVEIPLLAFQPVKMTTEIENVIHNLQSYDWVIFTSNVTVETFLSYPGVSLSQFNRIAAIGEKTARALTEKRLQVDFVPTEYVAEAFVVEFDSMIQKGMKVLIPKGNLARTYIGNKLTEKGAIVDEIIVYGTYFPPESKALLAKTIQQHELDIVCFTSPSTVDHFMEVIQKNDLADELNRLLFACIGPIAKKRAESYALPVSIVPAVYTVEEMLKEVANYIQQTSPDL; encoded by the coding sequence ATGAGCTCCTCTCATCCCTTAGAAAATAAAAGCGTTTTAGTTCCACGCGAAAAAGAATTAGCTAAATCTTTTTCTAAGTTTGTCAAAAGGTTGGGTGGGGAACCTGTTGAAATCCCATTACTAGCATTCCAACCAGTTAAAATGACAACTGAGATAGAGAATGTGATACATAATTTACAATCGTATGATTGGGTAATTTTTACAAGTAATGTGACAGTGGAAACCTTCCTGTCTTATCCAGGAGTTTCTCTCTCTCAATTTAACAGAATCGCTGCAATTGGTGAAAAAACAGCAAGGGCCTTGACTGAAAAACGACTTCAAGTGGATTTCGTTCCTACGGAATATGTGGCCGAGGCGTTTGTTGTCGAATTTGACTCTATGATTCAAAAAGGGATGAAAGTATTGATTCCCAAAGGAAATTTGGCCCGAACGTATATTGGTAATAAGTTAACAGAAAAAGGTGCGATTGTAGATGAAATCATTGTTTATGGAACCTATTTTCCACCTGAAAGCAAAGCCCTTTTAGCTAAAACCATTCAGCAGCATGAATTAGATATCGTTTGTTTTACAAGCCCATCTACAGTGGATCATTTTATGGAGGTCATTCAAAAAAATGATCTAGCGGATGAACTGAATCGCCTGCTTTTTGCTTGTATCGGCCCTATAGCGAAAAAAAGGGCGGAGAGTTATGCTCTACCCGTTTCGATCGTTCCGGCTGTCTATACAGTTGAGGAAATGCTAAAGGAAGTAGCAAACTACATACAGCAGACGTCTCCCGATTTATAA
- the hemA gene encoding glutamyl-tRNA reductase, with product MHIIVVGINHKTAPVEIRERLTFEPSQLGDAMKKLKEKKSILENVILSTCNRTEIYAVVDQIHTGRYYIKDFLSEWFQIEKEEFTPFLFIYEVDGAMEHLFKVTCGLNSLVLGETQILGQVRSSFLLAQEEGTIGTVFNQLFKQAITLAKKAHSNTDIGANAVSVSYAAVELAKKVFGSIENKHTLILGAGKMGELAIQNLQGSGATKITVLNRTYEKAEKVASRFNGQAKSLNELESALIDADILISSTGAQDFILTKEVVEAAAKQRKGKPLFMVDIAVPRDLDPAIAELDSVFLYDIDDLEGIVQANLQERKKAAEAIMLMIEEEIVEYKQWLNMLGVVPVISALREKALGIQAETMKSLERKLPDLSEREMKVLNKHTKSIINQMLKDPILQVKELAGSKDRDKNLKFFMSIFNIEEQVEKQKFAETAKEKTAIIHTSKPVFQS from the coding sequence ATGCATATTATTGTTGTTGGAATTAATCACAAGACAGCCCCAGTAGAAATTCGGGAACGGTTAACATTTGAGCCGTCACAATTAGGGGATGCAATGAAGAAGTTAAAAGAAAAGAAAAGTATTCTTGAAAATGTAATCCTATCAACCTGTAATCGGACGGAAATTTATGCAGTGGTTGATCAAATTCATACGGGCAGATATTATATTAAGGATTTTCTTTCAGAATGGTTTCAAATAGAAAAGGAGGAATTTACGCCTTTTCTGTTTATATATGAAGTGGACGGTGCGATGGAACATCTCTTTAAGGTTACTTGTGGGTTAAACTCACTTGTTCTCGGAGAAACTCAAATTTTGGGACAGGTTCGTTCAAGCTTTTTACTAGCACAGGAAGAAGGAACAATTGGTACGGTATTTAATCAATTATTTAAACAAGCTATTACCTTAGCAAAAAAGGCACATTCAAACACAGATATTGGCGCAAATGCAGTATCTGTAAGCTATGCGGCGGTAGAATTAGCTAAGAAGGTTTTCGGATCGATTGAGAACAAACATACGTTAATTTTAGGCGCAGGTAAAATGGGCGAATTGGCAATCCAAAATCTTCAAGGCAGTGGTGCAACGAAAATTACGGTTTTAAACCGTACTTATGAAAAAGCAGAAAAGGTTGCCTCTCGTTTTAATGGACAAGCGAAATCATTAAATGAGCTTGAATCCGCACTTATTGATGCTGATATTTTAATTAGTTCGACTGGTGCACAGGATTTTATCCTAACAAAAGAAGTGGTTGAGGCAGCAGCGAAACAGCGTAAAGGCAAACCATTATTTATGGTAGATATTGCTGTTCCTCGTGATTTGGATCCAGCCATTGCTGAGCTTGACAGTGTATTCCTTTATGATATTGACGATTTAGAAGGAATTGTACAAGCGAACCTACAAGAACGTAAAAAAGCGGCAGAAGCAATCATGCTGATGATCGAAGAGGAAATTGTTGAATATAAGCAATGGTTGAATATGCTAGGAGTCGTTCCGGTGATTTCCGCACTCCGTGAGAAGGCTTTAGGTATTCAAGCCGAAACGATGAAAAGCCTAGAACGCAAATTACCCGATTTATCGGAACGGGAAATGAAAGTGCTTAATAAACATACAAAAAGTATCATTAATCAAATGCTGAAAGATCCAATCTTACAAGTGAAGGAATTAGCTGGCTCAAAAGATCGGGATAAAAACTTAAAATTCTTTATGAGTATCTTTAATATTGAAGAGCAAGTTGAAAAACAAAAATTTGCGGAAACGGCAAAAGAAAAAACTGCTATTATTCATACCTCTAAGCCGGTTTTTCAATCATAG
- a CDS encoding DUF5668 domain-containing protein, whose protein sequence is MNHYRYFSGIILLGFGIYFFGQQTNITLLNEYRTWPTLLIIVGLALLAQGYKGQEYEVILPGVIVAGFGFHFHVVERFSIWPDASGALVLFIALGLVLRYQKTGNGLIQGIIFLAIAGLIIFYDNLLSWLGSLGNNVDAIIQYWPLLLMILGIYLLFIKKK, encoded by the coding sequence TTGAATCATTATCGTTATTTCTCAGGGATTATTTTATTAGGCTTTGGTATCTACTTTTTTGGGCAGCAAACAAATATCACTCTATTAAATGAATATCGAACATGGCCGACTCTTCTAATCATTGTTGGTCTTGCTTTACTTGCACAAGGGTATAAAGGACAAGAATATGAGGTGATCCTGCCTGGGGTGATTGTAGCGGGATTTGGGTTTCATTTTCATGTTGTTGAACGCTTTTCAATTTGGCCTGATGCTAGTGGAGCATTAGTTTTATTCATTGCTCTTGGATTAGTTCTACGCTATCAAAAGACAGGAAATGGCCTCATACAAGGGATTATATTTTTAGCGATCGCAGGATTAATCATTTTCTATGACAACCTCTTAAGCTGGTTGGGATCATTAGGAAACAATGTTGATGCGATTATCCAATATTGGCCGCTTCTCCTCATGATCCTAGGAATTTATTTATTATTTATTAAAAAGAAGTAG
- the yihA gene encoding ribosome biogenesis GTP-binding protein YihA/YsxC: MKVTSADIVISAVKPEQYPEGGLPEFALAGRSNVGKSSFINKMLNRKSLARTSSKPGKTQTLNFFLINENFYFVDVPGYGYAKVSKSERAAWGKMIETYLTSREQLKAVVLIVDLRHPPTADDVMMYDFLKHYEIPCIIINTKADKIPKSKWQKHIKITKETLNLDPNDKIILFSSETGYGKDEAWSVFKSYMGTDESDLLSEN; the protein is encoded by the coding sequence ATGAAAGTAACAAGTGCTGATATTGTAATAAGTGCTGTAAAGCCTGAGCAATATCCTGAAGGTGGTTTGCCGGAATTTGCCTTAGCTGGCCGTTCCAATGTAGGAAAATCTTCTTTTATTAATAAGATGCTTAACCGGAAGAGTCTTGCCCGAACGTCCTCCAAACCTGGAAAGACACAGACATTAAACTTTTTCTTGATTAATGAAAATTTTTATTTTGTCGATGTACCTGGGTATGGGTATGCGAAAGTTTCTAAGTCAGAACGAGCCGCATGGGGGAAGATGATTGAGACATATCTGACAAGTCGGGAACAGTTGAAAGCAGTTGTGTTAATTGTGGACTTACGTCATCCCCCTACAGCTGATGACGTAATGATGTACGACTTTTTAAAGCATTATGAAATTCCATGCATCATCATAAATACAAAAGCAGACAAAATACCGAAATCAAAATGGCAAAAGCATATTAAGATTACAAAAGAAACATTAAACCTAGACCCAAATGACAAGATTATCCTTTTCTCTTCCGAAACAGGCTATGGTAAAGATGAAGCTTGGTCTGTATTTAAAAGCTATATGGGAACTGATGAATCAGATCTCTTGTCCGAGAATTAA
- the hemC gene encoding hydroxymethylbilane synthase — MRKIIVGSRRSKLAMTQTKWVIEQLKKLDPSYEFEIREIVTKGDRILDVTLSKVGGKGLFVKEIEQAMLDKEIDMAVHSMKDMPAVLPEGLVIGCIPEREDYRDAFISKEHIKFQDLKPGAVVGTSSLRRSAQLLAKRPDIEIKWIRGNIDTRLEKLKTEDYDAIILAAAGLARMGWTSETVTEFFDPDLCLPAVGQGALAIECRGSDEELLELLRKFNSVETSQTVRAERSFLDKMEGGCQVPIAGFAEINSNNEVVLTGLVASPDGKTILRDQAVGQNPEELGEKLAENLIELGAKDLMDQVKEELESE; from the coding sequence ATGAGAAAAATTATTGTTGGTTCTAGACGTAGTAAGTTAGCAATGACCCAAACAAAATGGGTGATCGAACAGTTGAAAAAACTAGATCCTTCCTATGAATTTGAAATCAGAGAAATTGTTACAAAAGGTGACCGCATTTTAGATGTCACCCTTTCAAAGGTGGGAGGAAAAGGATTATTTGTGAAAGAGATTGAACAAGCTATGCTTGATAAAGAGATCGACATGGCTGTTCATAGTATGAAAGATATGCCAGCTGTTCTCCCGGAAGGACTTGTCATTGGTTGTATTCCTGAACGGGAAGATTATCGTGATGCCTTTATTTCTAAAGAACATATTAAATTTCAAGACTTAAAACCAGGTGCAGTTGTCGGAACTAGTTCGTTAAGAAGAAGTGCACAGCTCCTTGCAAAACGTCCTGATATTGAGATTAAATGGATTAGGGGAAATATTGATACAAGACTTGAAAAATTAAAAACAGAAGACTATGATGCGATTATTTTAGCTGCAGCAGGGTTGGCTAGAATGGGCTGGACTTCGGAGACAGTTACAGAGTTCTTTGATCCAGATTTATGTCTACCAGCAGTAGGCCAAGGTGCACTTGCTATTGAATGTCGAGGCAGTGATGAAGAACTACTAGAACTACTTCGTAAATTTAATAGTGTTGAGACAAGTCAAACGGTTAGGGCTGAAAGATCCTTCTTAGATAAAATGGAAGGCGGGTGCCAAGTTCCAATTGCTGGCTTTGCCGAGATTAATTCTAATAATGAAGTCGTTTTAACTGGTCTTGTTGCATCACCTGATGGAAAAACGATCCTAAGAGATCAGGCTGTTGGACAAAATCCGGAAGAACTTGGGGAAAAACTAGCAGAAAACTTAATCGAATTAGGTGCGAAAGACTTAATGGATCAGGTGAAAGAGGAGCTTGAGAGTGAATGA
- a CDS encoding LysM peptidoglycan-binding domain-containing protein has protein sequence MSHGNQSYLRFSLEESVWFQKGQEVDDLLSISLDPDITIQESDQYITIKGSLELTGEYNREEISVIEEDEDFDFFNKNPRSVQLVELREDEGIYAFTHQFPVEVTIPKNRIRNLDAIDVTVETFDYAFPEKSCLRLTADLMIIGLYGEQQQFHEEEEPVEVEIDGIEEIEEVEDHEPVFRDDLQGFAPYERPESEIPEIDINQVYKPYEEERITEDLNEEVEAFSKPEIPDEIDEEYEPFEVEARKTPPEEEKVEEFTGFQSFEEKYPEISLIQDENNREESIKAEAKTPELEIPDQGPSVEESPVLEETVYEEPRKETPIVEAPILQEEVKKEAVPEITFTPQQNVEEQPVVEAESPEENEEMLEHEEEPAPTKGKKKPGKKLKNKQSITLSEFFARKDEEELTKLRMCIVQNGDTLEVLSERYEVPVTQIQRVNQMELNQDIYEGQVLYIPVPQSQR, from the coding sequence TTGTCACATGGTAATCAATCTTATTTACGATTTTCATTAGAGGAATCCGTTTGGTTTCAAAAAGGACAGGAAGTAGATGATTTACTCTCGATCTCACTTGATCCCGATATTACCATTCAAGAGAGCGATCAATATATAACGATAAAAGGATCTCTGGAGTTAACAGGTGAATATAATCGTGAGGAAATTTCGGTTATAGAAGAAGATGAAGACTTTGACTTTTTTAATAAAAATCCAAGGTCTGTTCAACTAGTAGAGTTAAGAGAAGATGAGGGAATTTATGCCTTTACCCATCAATTTCCCGTTGAGGTAACAATCCCGAAAAATCGGATTCGAAATTTAGACGCCATTGATGTCACGGTCGAAACGTTTGATTATGCTTTTCCAGAAAAAAGTTGTTTACGATTGACCGCCGATTTGATGATTATTGGCCTTTATGGGGAACAACAGCAATTTCATGAAGAAGAGGAACCCGTTGAAGTTGAAATCGATGGAATTGAAGAGATCGAGGAAGTCGAGGATCATGAACCAGTGTTCAGAGATGATCTACAAGGGTTTGCACCATATGAAAGACCTGAATCAGAAATTCCTGAGATTGATATTAATCAAGTTTACAAGCCATATGAAGAGGAAAGAATTACGGAAGATTTAAATGAGGAAGTAGAGGCTTTTTCCAAGCCAGAAATTCCTGATGAGATAGACGAAGAATATGAACCATTTGAAGTAGAGGCTAGAAAAACACCTCCAGAGGAAGAGAAAGTCGAAGAATTTACGGGATTCCAATCCTTTGAGGAAAAATACCCGGAAATTTCCCTCATTCAGGATGAAAATAACCGAGAAGAATCAATAAAGGCAGAAGCTAAAACACCTGAGCTAGAAATACCTGATCAAGGTCCATCTGTTGAAGAATCTCCAGTTCTTGAAGAGACAGTTTATGAGGAACCAAGAAAGGAAACGCCGATTGTAGAGGCACCTATCCTTCAAGAGGAGGTTAAAAAGGAGGCTGTTCCTGAAATCACTTTTACTCCTCAACAAAATGTGGAAGAACAACCCGTAGTAGAAGCAGAGTCTCCAGAGGAAAATGAGGAAATGCTCGAGCATGAAGAAGAGCCGGCTCCAACAAAAGGGAAAAAGAAACCTGGCAAAAAGTTAAAAAATAAGCAGTCCATCACACTCTCAGAATTCTTTGCCCGTAAAGATGAGGAGGAGCTTACTAAACTAAGAATGTGTATCGTGCAGAACGGGGATACCCTCGAGGTTCTCTCTGAACGCTATGAGGTTCCAGTAACACAGATTCAAAGAGTGAATCAAATGGAGTTGAATCAAGATATTTATGAGGGGCAAGTCCTATACATTCCTGTTCCACAATCACAAAGGTAA
- a CDS encoding cytochrome c biogenesis protein, with translation MLDTLIPRLQELTVILYATSVLLYFIDFLHHNRKANRTAFWLLLFVWLLQSFSLYYYMVEKGRFPILTIFEGLYFYVWVLITFSLIINSIRQVDFIVFFTNIIGFIVIVIHTFAPEQIGSTVLAEQLVSELLLIHITAAILSYGAFSLSFVSSILYLIQYNLLKQKKWGKRLWRIADLSKLEQFSYVLNIIGVPILMIGVILGVQWAHIKLPFVPWFDPKVIGSILVVVVYCIYIYFRIRKGMAGKALAMWNVAAFLILLINFFLIGNLSSFHIWL, from the coding sequence ATGCTGGATACGTTAATACCTCGGCTGCAAGAGCTAACGGTTATTTTATACGCAACAAGTGTATTGCTATATTTTATTGATTTTCTACACCACAACCGGAAGGCAAATCGCACTGCCTTCTGGTTACTTTTATTTGTATGGCTCCTCCAGTCTTTCTCATTGTATTATTATATGGTTGAGAAAGGACGATTTCCGATTTTAACCATTTTTGAAGGGCTTTATTTCTATGTATGGGTCTTGATTACTTTCTCGCTTATTATTAATTCTATAAGACAGGTTGACTTTATCGTCTTTTTTACGAACATCATTGGATTTATTGTAATTGTCATACATACATTTGCACCAGAACAAATTGGTTCTACTGTTCTGGCCGAACAACTAGTATCTGAGCTTCTTCTTATACATATTACAGCCGCTATTTTGTCATACGGCGCCTTTTCTCTTTCGTTTGTTTCGTCTATTCTATATTTAATCCAATATAATTTACTCAAACAAAAAAAGTGGGGAAAGCGCTTATGGAGAATTGCAGATTTATCGAAACTTGAACAATTTTCCTATGTATTGAATATCATTGGGGTTCCGATTCTAATGATTGGAGTCATTCTTGGTGTACAATGGGCTCATATAAAGTTGCCTTTCGTTCCCTGGTTTGACCCAAAGGTAATAGGCTCTATCTTAGTCGTAGTTGTCTATTGTATTTATATTTATTTCCGCATCCGCAAAGGAATGGCTGGAAAAGCGCTAGCGATGTGGAATGTCGCTGCCTTTCTCATCTTATTAATTAACTTTTTCCTAATTGGAAATCTATCATCATTTCATATTTGGTTATAG